A DNA window from Pontimonas salivibrio contains the following coding sequences:
- the rpmH gene encoding 50S ribosomal protein L34 translates to MSKRTFQPNNRRRAKVHGFRARMRTRAGRAILTARRRKGRSELSA, encoded by the coding sequence ATGTCGAAGAGAACGTTTCAACCTAATAACCGTCGTCGGGCAAAGGTCCACGGTTTCCGTGCCCGCATGCGCACACGCGCAGGCCGAGCTATCCTGACAGCGCGTCGGCGCAAGGGTCGCTCCGAGCTTTCTGCGTAG
- the rnpA gene encoding ribonuclease P protein component yields MLGRGSKSRTPLGLVSVLDNALGSPRFGFVVSKAVGNAVLRNLVKRRLRAAAQRLLGEPYSVDVVVRAAPGATKVTVAEAEHELRKVLSR; encoded by the coding sequence GTGTTAGGTCGTGGGTCTAAGTCTAGGACCCCCTTGGGCCTGGTGAGCGTGTTAGACAACGCGCTTGGTTCTCCACGTTTCGGTTTTGTGGTGTCGAAGGCCGTTGGCAACGCGGTGTTGCGGAATCTCGTGAAGCGTCGCTTGCGGGCTGCGGCCCAGCGATTACTGGGTGAGCCATATTCAGTCGATGTCGTGGTGAGGGCTGCTCCAGGCGCTACGAAAGTGACTGTTGCTGAGGCAGAACACGAGCTTCGCAAGGTCCTCAGTAGATGA
- the yidD gene encoding membrane protein insertion efficiency factor YidD, with amino-acid sequence MLGFLWAYRKVISPLYGQVCRYYPSCSLYAFRAIQYHGAFKGTGLAAWRVLRCNPFSRGGIDDPPEAHHTYFDITEHGFVRPRKEV; translated from the coding sequence ATGCTGGGGTTTCTGTGGGCTTACCGAAAGGTGATTTCACCGCTTTACGGACAAGTCTGTCGGTACTATCCGAGTTGTTCGCTCTACGCCTTTAGGGCTATTCAGTATCATGGAGCCTTCAAGGGAACTGGGCTTGCTGCGTGGCGCGTGTTGCGGTGTAATCCTTTTTCTCGCGGGGGCATCGATGATCCCCCAGAGGCGCACCACACTTACTTCGACATCACTGAACATGGCTTTGTGCGGCCAAGAAAAGAGGTCTAA
- the yidC gene encoding membrane protein insertase YidC, which translates to MGAIDTILWPIRWVIEAILVGFHSLFEAWGLEGASGISWVLAITALVLVVRAALIPVFVRQIKSQRRMMEIAPQLKKIQDKYKGKKDQFSREALSRETMALYSKAGTNPFSSCLPLLLQMPIFFGLFRVLSEAGLGNAGVSYMTQDLAVQFANAELFGLAPLSATMSAAISGEAVLEEGGTTAVVLIAAVMVVLMSASQFITQLQIMAKNQSEEMMASPMYRQQRVLLYVLPLVFLFSGVFFPLGVMFYWLVSNFWTMGQQFLVIRNMPTPGSQAAKAREERIAKKREKLGLPPLGEVEQDDAPEPTKPAQRQQPVGKSRAKKKGPKPQKKPGDDDGLAGQAAKPKG; encoded by the coding sequence ATGGGGGCTATTGACACTATCCTCTGGCCGATCCGGTGGGTGATTGAGGCCATCCTTGTGGGCTTCCACAGCCTGTTTGAGGCGTGGGGTCTCGAGGGTGCATCGGGCATTAGTTGGGTCTTGGCAATCACCGCGTTGGTGCTTGTGGTCCGGGCAGCGTTGATTCCGGTTTTCGTGCGGCAGATCAAAAGCCAACGGCGGATGATGGAAATTGCGCCACAGCTGAAGAAAATTCAGGATAAGTACAAGGGTAAGAAAGACCAGTTTTCGAGGGAAGCTCTGTCCCGAGAGACGATGGCGCTGTATTCCAAAGCCGGAACGAACCCTTTTAGTTCCTGTCTGCCACTGCTTCTCCAGATGCCCATCTTCTTCGGGCTTTTCCGTGTATTGAGTGAAGCGGGTCTCGGTAACGCTGGTGTGTCCTACATGACACAAGATTTGGCCGTTCAATTCGCCAACGCCGAGCTTTTCGGTTTGGCACCACTCAGCGCGACGATGAGCGCGGCTATCAGCGGTGAAGCCGTCCTCGAAGAAGGCGGCACGACGGCCGTGGTGTTGATCGCCGCGGTGATGGTCGTCTTGATGTCGGCCTCCCAGTTCATCACCCAACTTCAGATCATGGCTAAGAACCAGTCTGAAGAGATGATGGCGAGTCCGATGTACCGCCAGCAACGTGTCCTGCTGTACGTGTTGCCCTTGGTGTTCCTCTTCTCCGGTGTGTTCTTCCCACTGGGCGTGATGTTCTATTGGTTGGTCTCGAACTTCTGGACGATGGGTCAGCAGTTCCTGGTGATTCGCAACATGCCCACACCGGGTAGCCAAGCGGCAAAGGCTCGTGAAGAACGGATCGCCAAAAAGCGCGAGAAGCTGGGTTTGCCACCCCTCGGTGAGGTTGAGCAAGATGACGCGCCCGAGCCGACTAAGCCGGCACAGCGCCAACAGCCGGTGGGTAAATCACGCGCGAAGAAAAAAGGTCCCAAGCCACAGAAAAAACCCGGTGATGACGATGGCCTCGCCGGTCAAGCCGCGAAGCCGAAGGGATAA